One region of Longimicrobium sp. genomic DNA includes:
- the thrC gene encoding threonine synthase: MRYLGTRDPGHAATLSEAVERGLAPDGGLYVPERFPSLAAEDFAGAQTLAEVAERLLAPFFAGDRLEGALGEICREALAFPVPLRDLRDRTAVLELFHGPTAAFKDVGARFLAAVMSRLGGADARPLTILVATSGDTGGAVAAAFHGRPGVEVAVLFPAGRVSPRQEKQLTAWGGNVRAFAVRGDFDACQRLAKAAMADPDLRAVRRLSSANSINVGRLLPQAAYYAWAALRYARRHGAAPGFVVPSGNLGNAVAALWARRAGLPVREVVLATNANPAVTAFLAGEPWGPRPTVATLATAMDVGFPSNMERVFHLFGGEEAARRALSAFRVGDEEIRAAIRAGPARWGEVWDPHTAAAVVVRERLETPDWIVVATAHPAKFEAVVEPLVGREVPVPPELGRLLERPSHAEEIEPTLEAFRAALGG, from the coding sequence GTGAGGTACCTCGGCACGCGCGACCCCGGGCACGCGGCGACGCTCTCGGAAGCGGTGGAGCGCGGGCTGGCGCCGGACGGCGGGCTCTACGTCCCGGAGCGCTTCCCCTCGCTCGCGGCGGAGGACTTCGCGGGGGCGCAGACGCTGGCGGAGGTCGCGGAGCGGCTGCTGGCGCCGTTCTTCGCGGGCGACCGGCTGGAGGGGGCGCTGGGGGAGATCTGCCGCGAGGCGCTCGCCTTCCCCGTCCCCTTACGCGACCTGCGGGACCGGACGGCGGTGCTGGAGCTCTTCCACGGCCCCACGGCGGCGTTCAAGGACGTGGGGGCGCGCTTCCTGGCCGCCGTGATGTCGCGCCTGGGCGGGGCCGACGCGCGCCCGCTCACCATCCTGGTGGCGACCTCGGGCGACACGGGGGGCGCGGTGGCGGCGGCGTTCCACGGCCGGCCGGGGGTGGAGGTGGCCGTGCTCTTCCCCGCCGGGCGGGTGTCTCCGCGCCAGGAGAAGCAGCTCACCGCGTGGGGCGGCAACGTGCGCGCCTTCGCCGTCCGCGGCGACTTCGACGCCTGTCAGCGCCTGGCGAAGGCGGCCATGGCGGACCCGGATCTGCGCGCCGTCCGGCGGCTCTCCTCCGCCAACAGCATCAACGTGGGCCGCCTCCTCCCGCAGGCGGCGTACTACGCGTGGGCGGCGCTGCGGTACGCGCGGCGGCACGGGGCGGCGCCGGGGTTCGTGGTGCCCTCGGGGAACCTGGGGAACGCCGTGGCCGCGCTCTGGGCCCGCCGCGCCGGGCTGCCGGTGCGCGAGGTGGTGCTCGCCACCAACGCCAACCCCGCCGTCACCGCGTTCCTGGCCGGCGAGCCCTGGGGGCCGCGCCCCACCGTGGCCACGCTCGCGACGGCGATGGACGTGGGCTTCCCCAGCAACATGGAGCGCGTCTTCCACCTCTTCGGCGGCGAGGAGGCGGCGCGCCGGGCGCTCAGCGCGTTCCGGGTGGGCGACGAGGAGATCCGCGCGGCGATCCGCGCCGGCCCCGCGCGCTGGGGCGAGGTGTGGGACCCCCACACCGCCGCGGCGGTGGTGGTGCGCGAGCGGCTGGAGACGCCGGACTGGATCGTGGTCGCCACCGCCCACCCGGCCAAGTTCGAGGCGGTGGTGGAGCCGCTGGTGGGCCGCGAGGTCCCGGTCCCCCCCGAACTCGGCCGCCTGCTGGAGCGCCCCTCGCACGCGGAGGAGATCGAGCCCACGCTGGAGGCCTTCCGCGCGGCGCTGGGAGGGTGA